atctgggtctgtctgtgttttccagGTGTCTGTATGGCTGGCAGGGTCAGTACTGCGACAAATGCGTTCCCCACCCTGGCTGTGTTCACGGCACCTGTAAAGAGCCATGGCAGTGCCTGTGCGACATCAACTGGGGCGGTCACCTTTGTGATAAAGGTTAATTTCCTTCTCTTATTTCAGCTGTGCTTGCTGTAGGAGCGGCTGTTGTTGTGTCTAAACAAACTgtgctccttttttcttttctttttctttttttttttcttttttttgttcctcctcccagatctgaacTACTGCGGCACTCACCAGCCATGCCTGAATAGAGGGACATGTATCAACACTGGACCTGATAAGTATCAGTGTACCTGTGCAGAGGGTTACTCTGGACCTAACTGTGAGAGAGGTGAGATAACATTTAACTATATCTTCCAAACCTTCTTGCAGTCAGAATAAGTGGGAATGTTCTGGGCTCACTAAGCTTGCAGACCAAAGGTCAGAGGTGCCTTTAGTTTGTAGTCAGAGGAGGTGGTAACTTGGCAATAATCTGTTTCCACTCTAGAGTAAGTGGCCCCCGAGTCAGGTAATCCAAAAAATTTGATCTTTTGGGGCCTGACATCCTTCACTTCTCGAGACAGATGGGGTGTGGTTGCTAAGGTTCAGCTGTTGCAAACACTTACCATGGAGATgatggggcttttttttttttttttttttttttttttttcctcattaaatCTGAGCCTCGCGGGGTGCTGACAGCTTAACTGCAGAGATGTCAGGAAACCGTGCCCCTCATAACAGGAGGTCTGCAGACCAGAGGATACGTCGGGCTATTGTAACACAGAGGCCCCAGGGTGCAGCGCTGCATCCTTTCCTTTCCCTCCTCCCCACAGCATACCAAAAGGCGTCCACCGATCACCTCCGACTGCCAAGTTATTCCTTGagtgaatcattaatttttgatttgtttgggACCCCACTCATCCTAACTCAAAAGGAGGGCTGCGactacccccctcccccccctcccGCCACTCTCATCTTATGCCGCTTCTCAGAAGAAGAATGGCGGGGAGTCAGAGGGAAGTCACGGTGCATTGGTCAGGTCAACTTAGCATGAAAGATGATTTCCTGGTGGTGTAGTCTGCCGGGGTGGGTAATGAGAGTGAGATTTTGAGCGGGCTTTGGGGGCAGAAGAGTTTGATTGGGTTAAACAAAAAAGTCAACCCCTGGATGTGTAACAGTCTGGACCTGGGTAGAGAGTTCAGGTTTCTAAGGGATCAAAGTCAGAACCTGAACCTGCATTTTACAcatcatttatttcagtaatggCAAAAATATGCATATTTGTGATGCTCAGTTTATCATTAAAACGGTacaatttgttttgtgacttcttttttttagccGAACATGCTTGCCTCTCCAATCCATGTTCGAATGGAGGCAGCTGCTCAGAAACCAATCAAGGCTATGAATGCCAGTGTGCACCAGGCTGGACTGGCCCCTCCTGCTCTATCAGTAAGATTGAAAGTGTCCATACTAAGTGCGATATTGGTACCTTTCATGGAAAATACCCCATTTACCACTAGATTCACTTCTCTTGCATAGATGTTGATGACTGCATTCCAAATCCCTGCAATCATGGAGGTACCTGCCTCGATCTGGTTAACAGCTATAAGTGTCACTGTCCTTCGCAGTGGACGGGAAAGACATGTCTAATAGGTGAATCACGCAGCCTCTTTGCACTACTTTACAGCTGTCAGCTACACGTGTGCGTGCCACTAACCAACCCTCTTCTCTTGCCCTCTAGATGCCAACGAATGCGATAGCAAGCCCTGCGTCAATGCCACAACTGCCGCAACCTGATTGGTGGATACTTCTGCGAGTGCCTCCCCGGTTGGACGGGGCAGAACTGCGACAACAGTGAGTCGAatgctgtcagcagcagctgcgGAACAGGACGCCTGTCCAGCTCCGGCCCCTATTTAGATATTTTAGTTCCTTTAATTCTGTACATGCTGGATTGAAGCTGCAACATGAAGGTGTTAAGCAGAGTTGGACAAGTGCAGTCTTTTTCTGCAGTGTAAATGAATCTGCTGCGTCATTAtaaggcctgtgtgtgtgtggtggtgtgtgtggccAAGGCTGCAGTGATTAGGGGTGGCTCAAAACAATCCCAGGACTAGTTTCACTTGGCAGCAGGCAGGATTGCTCAATACACTGTTTTGCACCAAGTTTGCAGCCACATCATCCAACTCACATGCACAGCTCTAGCTCTGACAATGTTTTTAAAAGCCCCTAGCATGGGAAACTCAGAGCACAGACTTGTTTTTAAAGACAGACTATTTAGTTAAGCTGTTCAGAATTAAATCTCGGATTTGTTTTCATGTGCAGATATAAACGATTGCAAGGACCAGTGCCAGAATGGGGGAACTTGTAAGGTAAGGTCAAAACCCATCTAGCTTTATCTGATATTGCTGGTGTGCTTGCCAACTTGTTTGCTTTATTGTCTCTTTTGTCAAAGCCAGAGACATTTGCAGTGGTTGTATAAATAGCTGCTGTAAATGGTTCCTTCCAAACCGACAGTGGAATTGTTGTGGAATTCCTCTGAAATCAAATCTGAGAGGAGTGGGTTCAGGGGGTTTCTGAGGGAGGGGCACACAAGTTTCTCGACCGCACTAGATAGAATTACCATAAACATTATTGTGTTGAGCCTGTGCCAGGAAAATGTGTTGAAATAATTGTGTAGCTGTGATACCCCCCCCTCTCTCATTCTGTGCCCTGGTTTGACAGTTATTGTTTGGACCCCACCCTTTGAAAGCAGTTAATCAAATTTGTGGCTGCGTGAGGTTAACTCCAGCTtctcgctctctccctctctttctcaggACTTGGTAAATGGCTATCGTTGCATGTGCCCCCCTGGCTTCGCTGGCGAGCACTGCGAGAGGGACATCGACGAGTGCGCGAGCTCGCCTTGTCTGAACGGCGGCCGCTGTCAAGACGAAGTGAACGGATTTCAGTGCCTGTGTCTGGCTGGCTTCTCAGGAAATCTCTGCCAGGTGAGGCATGACTCCCACCACCATCTCCCACAGATGCGTGCAAACGTCTTCCCTCCCCGCATTCAGCATTTCTCTGCTAGCGTTGCCTGTATCTTTGGGTTTGTTGTAAAGTTTTCCTGCCCCACCCTCTTAAACGGCTGTTGTTCCACAGTCCTCCTTTTAAAAAGGGAGTGCTTTGTTGAAGCTGCTCCTGGCTACAGTGGGATACATTCCTCAGCGCTGAAGCCCAGACTCAGAGGACGGGTCCTGTGTCTCtggcttgtgtttttttttttttgtttttttgtttttttccctcttcctctAAgcgctgtgcgtgtgtgttgttTCCTGGCACAGTTTGTGGGGAGGATGCTGTGggttttgctctgttttctgtATTTGAAACTATGTCAGCTATCAGGTTCATTGCTCTCTATTCAAAACCTTTTCTTCCATAGCTGGATATTGATTACTGCTCGCCCAACCCATGTCAGAATGGAGCAGGCTGCTTCAACCTGGCCACAGACTATTACTGCGCCTGCCCAGAAGACTATGAGGGCAAAAACTGCTCTCACCTCAAGGACCACTGTCGCACCACCACATGCAAAGGTACATCTCCTTCCTGCAACAACTGCAAGctctttgcatttttatttttattttttccttcaagGTGCCTGAAAGGTGATCTGTGTAGTGTGCTGTAGTAAAATGCTGAATAAGGCCAGGTTATATTTGCCTGGAGATTTTGCTCACATTTTCCACTTAGAGCAATACCTGTATtatagttttggttttttttgtttttttttttttgagtgccgCTCTCTTGATGAATGTCCTCCCTTCCCCTCTTCAGCAAAGCTTTTCCGATGATTCTCCCCATTTCTGAGTTCCCTGAAAATCTGGCAAAAGGCTGATAGCACCGTGTGTGTTCTTAGTAATGACTTGGTGGGCTACCTCTTCTTTTCCCCCTCAGTGAATGTGcacatttctctctttctctctgtctgtgtaatTGAGTGAGTGGACCAACCACAGAGCCAGATACCAGGCGCAAGATTCTCTCTGCTCTTGGCAAGAATTAAGTGATTACAGGGGAACAAATTCACCCAGCTCACCTAACCTGATCAGACAGGGGGAAAGGAAGGGATTTCAGTGCTGAGTAAAAAAGATCTGAATGAATTGCTTATGAAAGCATAACAGCTTATCTTGTATCCATCATTCTTTTTGTCCCCATTTTTACACAGTACCGTTTTTAACCACATATATTATAGATCTGTCTTAATGTGTcttgcaccaccaccaccatttctttttttttttttttttttttgttaaaagcaAGTCTTTGGTCGATAAGCTAACACTGTGGTAAACCATGTCCCATTCTGCCTTAACActtgtttataatttttttttttttttttttttttttttttttttttgcgttgtttggccacagcggctttttttttgtagacagtggagagaggacaggaaatgggggaagatTACAAGGGAAGACACAAAGTCAATCAGTTGGCGATGGGCCGGGATGCGAACCCGCCGCCAACAAccgcatgtgtatgtggtcgccggcttcaccaataagccacccaggcgcccccaACACTTGTTTATAATTTGGACTAAGCATTTCATCCAAATGTTGGTTTCACCATCTAACCTGATCGTCCCCCTGCAGTTGATTGACAGCTGCACAGTTGCCGTGGCATCCAACAGCACACCGGGAGGAGGAGcgttacattttcatcaaatgtTTTCAAGACCTCACGGCCGCTGTCGGAGTCAGGCTGGGGCCCAGTTCAGATGCCGAGTGCCAGGAGGGTTTCAGAGGCACCTACTGCCAACGAGAGTAAGACCAGACACTAAACTCATACAACTTATACAAACTGACCACAATATATCACACCGTCAAGCTAACAGTGCTGCCtttggaatttttttgtttctcttttaggACATCAATGACTGTGAGAGTAACCCGTTGCCGCAATGGAGGCACTGTGTATCGACAAAGTCAGCGTGTATCAGTGTATCTGTGGCGACGGCTGGGAAGGCGACCACTGTGAGATCAGTGAGTATGATTGTTATCGTGCCAACCTCGAAACAAACCCACACTTCCTTCATGGTTGCCTTTCAATTCGTTTTTTCGACACCAGTGTGTTTTGATATGCCACACATAAATCACGCTCCCGTCTTTTGTTGCCACCAGACATAGATGACTGCAGCACCAACCCCTGTCATAATGGAGGGACATGTCGAGACCTGGTGACTGACTTCTTCTGTGAATGCAAAATGGCTGGAAGGGAAAGACATGCCACTCccgtaagctttttttttttttttaatattttaacttttttccacACCGTGTAGACTGTCTGTGCAGGCTTATGGTATGTGCCTATGGTTGTGTGTAATTAGcaaatttttatacattttgttGAGTCATTGTAAGGATTGTCAATGCTCCCTCCAGGCGAAAGTCAGTGCGATTGAAGCCACATGTAACAACGGAGGCACTGCTACGACTGAGGGCGACACATTCCAGTGCAAGTGTCCCCGGGATGGGATGGGAACAACATGTAACATAGGTGAGTCATCCATTTGGTTTAATGTTTCATCTCATACGCATTGCACACACCTCACACAGAAAGCGGATTGCTTTATGGGAGAGCTCCGTCTTGTTTCCAGATGTTAATCAGGTCTGTCAGATCTGTGAGGTCCACAAACAGTTTTTTATCCCTTCATTCTGTCACGCTCCCTCCCCTCGCTCATCTACCTTCTCGCTCATTTTCCCTTTCTTATGAGTGCTGACAGACATCCGCTTAAACATCCTGATTGCACTGACAGTACACTTCAAAGTTGAATAAtatagaaaaaaggaaaactgaaagCTGTCAGGAAAAAAAGACCGACCAAAAGCAGTCTTTCTGTGATGGGTTAAGGTTCATGATTGTACTGATGATCCTCTTATTGTTCAGGAAAGCTTGCTGACAAAATTAAACTTTAACTCTCCCcaatctctttcttttctcagcCAAAAACTCAGTTGCCTTCCAAACCCATGTGAGAATGGAGGTACCTGTGTGGTGACTGGGGATTCGTTCACCTGTGTCTGCAAAGAAGGCTGGGAGGGTCCCACGTGCACCCAAAGTAAGAAGGGGCTGAGGGCGGTGGTGTGGAATGGATAAATGTGGACAGTTACTGCCATTAAATTATGATAAACATTGTGCTACCTAGTGCAAAGGTGAAGTCCTGCATCTGATTAAAGCAGACTTTCCCATCATCTTTGATCTgtaccccccccacccccccccccccaccaccccaccccaaccccccccaccccccccccccccccccccccccccccccccccccccccccccccccccccccccccccccccccccccccccccccccccccccttctctcccTGGCTGCTGCCGGCCATGAGAGGAGAAAGCAAAGGAGGAGGGAGAAAAGGGCTCAGGAAAGTGGAGACAGATGTTTCTCCCCCTTTCTGCTAGCCCAAACACGCGccccccctctcccctctcATTCGTTGCATTCCTGTCCAAACAGTGACATGTCTGCTTGTTCTAGAGCTCTCCTCCTCCACTTCCctcatatataatttttttttcctttcctgggATCCCTGCCCTGTATGCATGCGTTCTAAAACATGAATTCCTCTTTACTTTATTTATGGAAGGAAGGAGAAAGGTCGGCGTGGGATTCTGGGTGTGGAGGTGTCACCATTGGTATGGGGTGGGTGGGCTGCATTTTTGCGGGCGAGAGTCAACTCCGTGTCATTAATTAAAGCATAGTGATCAGTCCAGCCCGACCGGCCCAACACGCTTCTGCACATGCAAGCTCAGACGTGCTCTGCTGTCATGTGCATAAAACATCAACATGCtcacttctctcttctctccctcccattcttttttttctctttcagataCCAACGACTGCAGTCCCCAACCCATGGTAAGTGGAAGCCAAACATTTTCCTGCAGATTTAGACAGATGTAACAAGCTGCTCCACCTGTATGATAGTTTCTCACCTGCAATGCTTTCACCCTATGCTGAGAACCAGGCATACACCCTCCTCTTGTCATTCCTGGGATGCAGTTAACCCTGTTTAGTGAACTCCCTAACCAAAACACACTTGTCCAATAAAAAAGAATAGAACTGATTGCTGAAATTGTTCCGTTGACTGGTGAGAAAATACCAGCCTGAAAttatcctttttatttattttttttttttccctttcccccACCCTGCCTACAGCTACAACAGTGGAACTTGTGTCGATGGGGATAACTGGTACCGCTGCGAGTGTGCCCCAGGATTTGCTGGGCCAGACTGTCGGATCAGTGAGTATTAACCCTGCTTCCAGAACCTCCCTGATTCCAGTTTGAGCAGTCAGTTAGAGCATGCCTGGGACCATCAGTCACTCCAAATGGAAGGTCTAGTCAGCCAATTATCTTTTCATGGGCTTCAGGCCaggctgagccattttggtgtcacTCCACCAAGCCTCGCTGCTATCCCTAGGGGAAACCAGCTTAGCAGGCCAGCGGCTAATCAGCCATGCTCTCTGACACTGATTACAAGATTGTTTTCCCTCTTAAGGCTTTCAGATGGCCACATTCTTTCCCATTGCAAACTCTTTGTTCTGTTAAGTCCAGCCTTTAGCTCCTGCATACCTGCTAATGATGCAGCCTAATAAGAAAGCTGCAAGGGGCAAAAAAATCGACCAGGGCTGACTATAAAgcatgtttgcttgtttttatttttccagtaaTTATATTAACAACTAGTGTGTATGTACTATTCAAATGTtgcacaggctcagtgaatttaGATAGGAATTAAATTTGTGTGCAGACTGCTTAACCCAATATTTGAATGCTGTCTGCCTGTGCTCTTTAGTTCACAAAGGAACCAGTTTTTACCTCTGGCTCTTCTCCTCTGTGTCAGATATTAATGAGTGCCAGTCCTCTCCGTGTGCCTTGGGCTCCACCTGTGTGGATGAGATCAATGGATATCGCTGTCTGTGCCCACCAGACAGGACTGGATCCCACTGTCAAGAAGGTAGCAGTCTTCACACGATTGAAAAGACAAATGTgcaaatgaagcaaaaatattttgagaatATTTCTAACACTGATTCCAATTTACAGTTACAAGAAACCCTTGCTCTGTTAACGGACACATCACCCTGATGGAATGAAATGGGATGAAGACTGCAACTCTTGCCACTGTTCCAATGGGAAGTTGTGTGCACAAAGGTATATACATGTAAACTTAATGCAAAGTAAAGTATTCACGATGGGTCAGCACACCTGCGAAGTCTGCGTGTTTCCTAATGGAAGAAGGGCTATGTAGAACTGCACAAAATGGGTCATGTTGgcatttgtcttgttttccacAAGAAGGTGCAGGTAGGGCCACAACATTATGTGTCATTGGGTGGAGTTGGCTTGTGAGTGCCAGTTTCTTGATgcagtttgtttaaaaacaaacacacacaatggcCCTGTTGTTCTGAAGCGTCAGAAGCACTTTCAGTATTTCCCACAGTTGCACTGAGTGAAGATTTACAGTAGCAGCCTGAAGTGGTCATCGTTATGCACGTTATGCATTTTTTGACATGCAGTGGGACAAATTAATCTTTTCACAGTTGTTAAAATTGGTTTAATGTGATTCATCCTTTGGAGAACAGGAATATTAAGTTAGATGGCTTAATATTCCATAGCTGTAGAGATGTATCTGGGGGGAAAAGGGGGTGGTAATGATAgttttaaagtattttctactgtATACTATATTTAATATCGTATCAATgctcatgtgtttttttttgtttttttttgtttgtttgtttttttccctctccagaTGTGGTGTGGCCCTATGTCATGCAAACTGGGTGCCAAAGGCCGAGGCGAGTGCCCT
This is a stretch of genomic DNA from Archocentrus centrarchus isolate MPI-CPG fArcCen1 chromosome 15, fArcCen1, whole genome shotgun sequence. It encodes these proteins:
- the jag1b gene encoding LOW QUALITY PROTEIN: protein jagged-1b (The sequence of the model RefSeq protein was modified relative to this genomic sequence to represent the inferred CDS: inserted 6 bases in 6 codons; deleted 9 bases in 8 codons; substituted 1 base at 1 genomic stop codon), coding for MILRRGSVVVAFLLCFLAKVSEGSGQFELQIVSMRNVNGELLNGVCCDDGRRSGTDRECTRDECDTFFKVCLKEYQSRVSAAGPCSFGMGSTPVLGGNTFSLKSSVRNDKSRIVLPFSFAWPRSYTLIVEALDYNNENGGADGRLIEKASHSGMINPSPQWQKLTHNGPVAQFEYQIRVSCDEHYYGFGCNKFCRPRDDFFGHYTCDNNGNKTCLEGWSGPDCNTAICRQGCSTEHGSCKEPSFGCKCLYGWQGQYCDKCVPHPGCVHGTCKEPWQCLCDINWGGHLCDKDLNYCGTHQPCLNRGTCINTGPDKYQCTCAEGYSGPNCERAEHACLSNPCSNGGSCSETNQGYECQCAPGWTGPSCSINVDDCIPNPCNHGGTCLDLVNSYKCHCPSQWTGKTCLIDANECDSKPCVNAXNCRNLIGGYFCECLPGWTGQNCDNNINDCKDQCQNGGTCKDLVNGYRCMCPPGFAGEHCERDIDECASSPCLNGGRCQDEVNGFQCLCLAGFSGNLCQLDIDYCSPNPCQNGAGCFNLATDYYCACPEDYEGKNCSHLKDHCRTTTCKVIDSCTVAVASNSTPGGGALHFHQMFSRPHGRCRSQAGAQFRCECQEGFRGTYCHXDINDCESNPCRNGGTCIDKVSVYQCICGDGWEGDHCEINIDDCSTNPCHNGGTCRDLVTDFFCECXNGWKGKTCHSRESQCDEATCNNGGTATTEGDTFQCKCPRDGMGTTCNIGESSICQKLSCLPNPCENGGTCVVTGDSFTCVCKEGWEGPTCTQNTNDCSPQPSYNSGTCVDGDNWYRCECAPGFAGPDCRININECQSSPCALGSTCVDEINGYRCLCPPDRTGSHCQEVTRNPCSVNGHIXPDGMKWDEDCNSCHCSNGKXVCTKMWCGPMSCKLGAKGRGECPSXQSCIPLREGHCFVKPCIELGECWRSNPPQPPTKCHPSSSYQDNSCANITFTFNKEIMPRVQGLTVEGVCKQLRNLHVVKNFSLEHSVSITCDPSFSASNEIHVCISTDDHRLDGSPVKEITERIIDLVSKHNGNNTIISAIVEVRVPSPSKTDYLVPLLSSVFIVIWALVLVSILLWCMRRRRKQSNHNSTSATGSEDNTTNNVREQLNQIKNPIEKHVGLTVAIKDYENKNSIIAKIRTNHPEGDEDDKERHLQKGRFAKQPAYTLVERDEKAPISNPNSTSKHANWTNXQDNRDLETANSINRMDYIV